The Nitrosopumilus sp. b3 sequence AAAAACATAATTTCACCAGCAATTTTGTGATATTCTTCCCACGCTACAGGATCTGTTGTTACTTTAAGGGCATACCAAGATAATGAAAAAATTCGAATCAGATTAACGGTGATTGTGCCAATAATCCCCAAAACAAAATACATTATTTTTCGATGTCTTGGAATATTCAGTTTTAGCATAAATGCACCAATTACTAATGAAAAAATGATAATGCTGTGAACACCTGCAGAAGGCCAAAATACTTGAAGAGCCATAGAACCATGATCTCCACGTAGGAACATGACATTGTCTTTTGCTACAGCGGTTCCAAGATCAAGAACTGTGATAATCCACACATTTGCTTGAACAAAATAGGGAACAATGTACTGTAAAGGACCCAAAGTATCATATGGGAAAAAGGCATCAAGGGAGAGAATTATTGCAGTACCCGTTAGAAAAATTGGTCCAGCTGGCGCAATTCTAATCCATCGCTTTCCAAAGAAAATTGTTAGTGCAGCTACAACAAAAATTGCCATGACAACAAAATCCCACATCCATGTCCAAGAGTAAATTAATTGTACATCAAACTGCTCAGCGGATTCAATTATGTATTCCCTCAAACCATATTCTAACGAAATTAGGTATCCAATAGTTACTAGAGCCATAGGAATTACTGTGAATAATCGTTTTTTTGATATGACAATTTTAAGACCAATTAATTCAGCAACTATGAAAACAAGTGCAAAGAAATATCCTCCCCTACCTTCATTCCAGCTCCATGCTATAGAATCAGGATAAGCAATCATTGAAAAAAGAATTGGACTAGCAATTATTGCAATTCCAAAAATAAGATTCCAATTCTGCATCAATTAAACCTAAAAAAGGGCAAATAAATAGCTGAACTTGGTAAATTTTTAAAATTCATTCATAGATTGAAATAAGAAAAAGATCGTCTAATCTTCGGCATCTTCTATTTCATCTGCCTCGGGATCTCTCCTACTTGGGCGGATTGGAACATAAATGAATGTCATAAAATCTATTTTGATGACTATAACATACATTCAAAGGTTGTAATTATTTGCCTAATTGGTAATTTCTAATGCATTAAGATGAAGGATCAATCTTACATTCAGTTTTTAGTGATTTTATGGTTGTAAAATACGTGATAGACAAAACGCCAATTGCAATTATTCTAATTGGAATTTCATAATTTGTTAAAAATGCAGTTGCAGTGGCACCCACTGAACCAAATGTGGAGATGACAGCAAATCCAATCGGTCCACAACTACATGCACCTGCTGCGGCACCAATGACAGATCCAAATATCCCACCACTAATTTTTTGTTTAGATTTTTTAAGAATATTTATTCTAAATATGTTCATAGGTAACACTACAGCAGATAAAAAAGAGATTGTCAAAATTAGAATAAATCCAAATTCAGTACCTGAAGGAATGTGGCTAACCACATAAGGCTCCAAGAAGATGTATTCAGATAAAATTAACAAACCAACCGTCATTGATGAAAAAATAATAATTGCTAGAAGAAGATATTTGAAATTTGAAAACACCAGACTAGTTACAGATGCCATCTAGACCATTGTGTCCAATATTTGTTTGAACACTGAAAATGGTTGTGCGCCACCAAGTTGCTGTTGTCCATCTGATCCTACTATAAAGAATCCAGGGGTCCCACGTACGCCATTTTCTCTTGCTTGCTGTGTATTATACTGCACACGTTTAGAATATTTTCCTGAATCAAGACAGCTTTCAAAAAGTTCCATGTCAAGACCCAGACTAAATGCAAATGCTTTTAGTCGTTCAGGATTTGCCCATCCGCCATCAATTTTTGATTCTTGTGAAATGTAAAGCAAATCATGGTAATCCCAATACATTCCTTGATCTTCTGCACAATATGATGCTTGAGCTGCTTTTGGAGAATCTTTTCCTAAAAATGCCATATCAACAAAAACAAGATTTGCTTTTCCAGTTTCAATATAATCACGTGTTATTGCAGGTTTTGTATTATGAAACCAATTATAACATTGATGACACTGATAATCACCAAATT is a genomic window containing:
- the artG gene encoding thaumarchaeosortase; translation: MQNWNLIFGIAIIASPILFSMIAYPDSIAWSWNEGRGGYFFALVFIVAELIGLKIVISKKRLFTVIPMALVTIGYLISLEYGLREYIIESAEQFDVQLIYSWTWMWDFVVMAIFVVAALTIFFGKRWIRIAPAGPIFLTGTAIILSLDAFFPYDTLGPLQYIVPYFVQANVWIITVLDLGTAVAKDNVMFLRGDHGSMALQVFWPSAGVHSIIIFSLVIGAFMLKLNIPRHRKIMYFVLGIIGTITVNLIRIFSLSWYALKVTTDPVAWEEYHKIAGEIMFLPWLFAFILVVILIESRRMKKLEQ
- a CDS encoding DsbA family protein, whose product is MNKKAVILGVIVIGIIAGIAASVSTSPSKTVNLDMGRTHGTISTAMGSSILGDPSAPITIVEFGDYQCHQCYNWFHNTKPAITRDYIETGKANLVFVDMAFLGKDSPKAAQASYCAEDQGMYWDYHDLLYISQESKIDGGWANPERLKAFAFSLGLDMELFESCLDSGKYSKRVQYNTQQARENGVRGTPGFFIVGSDGQQQLGGAQPFSVFKQILDTMV